AGATCGGAGACGTGCAGGATTCGTGTCACGCCGAGCGGAGCGGTGCTGGTGACATCAGCCTCAGAGGTTGGCAATCACCGCGTCGGTGTACTGCTCGGTGGTCGCGGTGCCGCCAATGTCGCCGGTGACCGTCTTACGCGCGCGGAGTGTGTTCTCCACGGCGTTGCGTACGCGAGTGCCGAGCGCCGTATCGCCGATATGGTCAAGCATCTGGCACGCGGCGAGCATCACCGCCGTCGGATTGGCGATCCCCTTGCCCACGATGTCCGGCGCGGTACCGTGCACCGCTTCGAAGATCGCCGCGTTCTTGCCAATGTTCGCGCCCGGCGTGAGCCCGAGCCCGCCAACGAGCCCCGACGTGAGATCCGAGAGGATATCACCGAACAGATTGGTCGTCACAATCACGTCAAAACGCTCGGGACGCATCACCAACTCCATCGCGCAGGCATCGACAATCTTTTCTTCGACTTCAATGCGCCCCGCGTATTCCTTGGCAATCTCGCGCCCAACATCCAAAAACAAACCCTGCGACAACTTGAGGATGTTCGCCTTGTGCACGAGCGACACCTTCTTGCGTCCGTGCGACACCGCAAACTCAAAGGCGTAGCGGTGAATGCGTTCGGCGCCGAGCCGCGTCACGACGGCCACGGACTGCGCCGCGGCGCGCTCGTCGTCGCCGACCTTGATGTAGTTCTCAATCCCGATGTACAACCCCTCGGTGTTTTCGCGTACGAGGATGATGTCCACGTCGGAAAAGCGAAGTCCCGGGATCACCGATTTGGCTGGCCGCACATTGGCGTAGAGGTCGAATGCCTTGCGCAGCGCCACGTTGATCGAGCGGAATCCCTTGCCCACGGGCGTCTCGAGCGGCCCCTTGAGGGCGAGCTTGGTGCGTTTGATCGACTCGATCGTCGAATCGGGAATCGGGTCGTTGTATTCTTTGACCGCCGCCATGCCAGCCAACTGGCGATCCCACGTGAGATCGGCGCCGGCGGCCGCGAGCAGGCGGACGGTGGCGTCGGTGATCGACGGACCGATGCCGTCGCCGGGAATGAGCGTAACGTTGATTGGCATATCAGTAGGTTATCGGCAGGTTCGCACTAGTTTTTCGGCGCCACAAAATCCGCCGCTTTCTGAGCAATAAGTCCAGCGAGTCCCGCAGGGATCGCCGCCGCAGCGTCCGTGGCCGCGTCGCCAACCCAGACAAACGTTCCCAACCGCGCATCGATCAGCGCAAGCCGTAGCACCGCGCGCTGACGCTCGCCCTGTTTTTCGAATACCAGTTCCACCGGAACGAGCGCATAGCGCGCATCACTCAGCGCCACGAGCGTGCGCAGGCTCCCGGCCATGGCATCCGGAGCATGGTCGTCGGCCTTGTACGGCTGGCCGCGCAACCGCTCCACGCCAATCGCGTAGGGATCGTTCGTATACAGCGCGTTGCGACGCGAAAGCCGCGCGACGTCGGCGCTATAGGCCCAGCCCCGCCCTGGGCCGCGCGCCGCGAGGGCCGCGCTGAGCGAATCATCCAGCTCTCGCCGGAACTTCTCCCACGTCGGGGCCGTCACCCAAGACGTGGCGTCCCCACGGAGCGTTTGCACCGGGAGCACAATCAGGCGTTGACTGGCAAAGTTGCCCAAGGAAACGGCTGGGGCTTTCTGCGCCTGCAGGGTGCCGCCACCCAAGGCCAAACCGACGCCAAGGGCCACGAGGGACCGCCTGACGCCTCCCGACAGAAGTGCTCGTCTGGTAGGCATCTGTTGAAGTTAGTGCCCGCCGGTCGGTTGCGCCTGTCCGTGGTGCAACGGCATTTTCTTCCCATGCGAATCCTAAAACCGCTTGGCTGGGCCCTCGTCGCCATCGCCGGCGCCGTGGCCTTTGGCTTTCTCGCCCTCTCTCGCGGCGAACCCGTCAGCGCCGGCTGGCTTCTCACCGCCGCCGTCTGCACCTACCTCGTGGCGTACCGGTTCTATAGCCGGATTATCGCCTCGAAGATCTTTGCACTGGACGCCACGCGGGCCACCCCCGCCGAGCGCCTGAGCGATGGCCGAGACTTCGTCCCCACCAACAAGTGGATCGTGTTCGGGCATCACTTTGCGGCCATCGCCGGGCCCGGCCCGCTCGTCGGCCCCACCCTCGCCGCCCAGTTCGGATTTCTCCCCGGCCTGCTCTGGATCATCGTCGGCGTTGCGGTGGGCGGCGCCGTGCAGGACTTTGTGATTCTCTGCTCGTCCATCCGGCGCGACGGCAAGTCGCTCGGCCAGATGGCAAAAGAAGAGATCGGCCCCGTGGCCGGTTTCACCGCGCTCGTCGCGGTGCTCGGCATCATGATCGTGCTGATTTCGGTGCTCGCGCTTGTGGTCGTGAATGCGCTCAAGTCGAGTCCGTGGGGCACCGTGACGATCGGCCTCACCATTCCCATCGCTCTCCTGATGGGGGTGTATCTTCGCTTCCTGCGGCCGGGACGCGTCCTCGAAACCACCGCGATCGGTCTCGTCCTGCTCGTGCTCTCACTCTACGCGGGCCGCTGGGTGGCCGAACAGCCGTCCATCGCTCCGTTGTTTACCCTGAGCGGCACCACGCTCGCTCTGTCGATCATGGTGTATGGGTTCGCCGCATCGGTGCTCCCAGTATGGCTGCTACTCGCGCCGCGTGACTATCTCTCGGCGTTCGTGAAGATCGGCGTGGTGATTGCGCTCGCTGTTGGGATTCTGGTGATTCTGCCTCCGCTGCAAATGCCGCCGCTCACGCGCTTCATTGACGGCACCGGTCCCGTATTCGCCGGAAAGATCTTTCCGTTCGTCTTTATTACGATTGCGTGCGGCGCTATTTCCGGCTTCCACTCGCTCATTGCGAGCGGCACCACCCCGAAGTTGCTGCTCCGCGAAACGGACGCGCGGTTCATTGGCTACGGTGCCATGCTCACGGAATCGCTCGTGGCCGTGATGGCGTTGATCGCCGCCTGCATTCTCTCGCCCGGCGTGTACTTCGCCATCAATGCTCCGCCGGGGATCATTGGCACCACGGTCGAAAGCGCGTCGGCCGTGATCAACAACTGGGGCTTCATTGTCACCCCCGCAGAACTCACCTCGCTCGCGCAGCAGGTGCAGGAGACGTCCCTCCTCTCACGCACGGGCGGTGCCCCGAGCCTCGCGGTGGGCATGGCGCACATCTTTGCCAAGGTCCTCGGCGGCGGCGGCGCGATGGCACTCTGGTACCATTTCGCCATCATGTTCGAGGCGCTCTTCATTCTGACCACGCTCGACGCCGGCACGCGCGTTGGTCGCTTCATGCTGCAGGACCTCGGCAAGAACGTATGGGAGCCCTTCGGCAGAGTGTCGTGGTATCCGGCGGTGCTGCTGGCGAGTGCGATGTTCGTCGCGATGTGGGGCTACTTCCTCTATCAGGGCGTCCTCGACCCACTCGGCGGCATCAACTCACTCTGGCCGCTGTTCGGCATTGCCAATCAACTCCTCGCCGCCGTGGCGCTGTGCGTGGGCACCACCGTGATTATCAAAATGGGGAAGGCGCGCTACGCTTTTACCACGCTGATTCCGCTCGCCTGGCTCGTGACGGTGACCATGACCGCCGGCTGGCTCAAGATCTTTTCGCCAGACCCACGACTCGGGTTCCTCGCCCACGCGCGTACCGTGGCCGACAAGCTCGCGGCGGGCGGACTTCCCGCAGGTGTAAAGACGGCGGCCGACGCGGCGCGCGTCATGTTCAACGACCGGCTCGACGCTGCCGTGGCCGGCTTCTTTATGGTGTCGGTGATTGTGATTCTCACCGATTCGCTGTGGGGATGGGTCGCCGTGCTACGCGGCACGAGATCGATCAACAACACCGAAGTGCCGTACACCGCCACCGCGATCACGGCGGACTGACGTGTTGCACCTGAAGGAACTCTCGCTCTCGTCCGTGTCAAACGGCGCGCTCGCTTATCCGTTTTCCGTGCCGGCGGTTCGCAACACACGCCGTCTTACTTTCAGCGCGCCGGTCACGTTTTTCGTGGGCGAGAACGGCTCCGGCAAATCCACGTTATTAGAGGGCCTCGCGGCCGCCGCGCACCTGCCTGCTGTGGGGAGCGCCAGCGTGGACGACGACGCCTCCCTCTCCGCCGCCCGCGCGCTGGGCGGCGCGATGCGCCTGAGTTGGGCGCATCGCACACATCGTGGTTTCTTTTTGCGCGCCGAAGATTTTTTTGGCTTTACCAAATCGCTCGCCGTGATGCGCACGGAACTCAATGCACGACTCGCAGAAATCGAACGCGAGTACGCAGACCGATCGGACTACGCCAAGGGACTGGCTGCTGGCCCCGTGCGCGGTTCGCTCTTCGAACTCACTGAAAAATACGGCGTCGATTTTGACGCCCAGTCGCACGGGCAAAGTTTTCTGCAGCTCTTTCGCGAACGTTTTGTGCCGGGTGGCCTCTACCTCCTCGACGAACCCGAAGCGCCGCTCTCCCCGAACAGCCAACTGGCAATGATTGCCATGCTTCACGATATGGTGCAGCAGGATGCGCAGTTCGTGATTGCTACGCACTCGCCCATAATCCTGGCGTATCCGGGCGCACAGATCGTGAGCTTCGACCAATCGCCGCCAGAGATCGTGCCGTACGAGGAGCTCGAGCACGTAACGGTGACGCGCGACTTCCTCAACAACCCCGCGCGTTACCTGCGGCACTTAGTTGAGCCGCACAGCGCCGAGGCTACGGAATGATCCGCGCTCCATTCATGACGCATACGCTCCGCCCGGCGCTGGCGCGGACGCTCGCCGTGGTCCGCCGTATCATCGGCGCACCAGACTATGCGCTGTACCTCGAGCATATGCGGGTGCGCCATCCCGACTGCGCGCCGCTGTCGGTGCGTGACTTTGAGCGCGAGCGACTGCACGATCGCTATTCTCGCCCGGGATCACGCTGCTGCTGAGGCACGCACTGCTCGGGCGTTAGTTTCGCGTCGGCGCCGGCACTAGGAGCATCAGCGCCACGGCGGCGGCACCCGCGAGCGCGGCGCCCATCCCGAACGCCACCTGCGCGCCCCATCGCTCCCAGACGACGCCAAACACCACCGACGCCGGGAGCGCGGCAATGCCCACCGTGAAGTTGAACAAGCCAAAGGCGCGTCCGCGCCGTTCCGCGGGCACGAGGTCGGCGACCAGCGCTTTCTCCACCCCCTCCACCAATCCGAGATACAGCGCGTAGGCCCCAAACAATGCCCACGCGTGCCAAGCCTG
The genomic region above belongs to Gemmatimonadota bacterium and contains:
- a CDS encoding AAA family ATPase, whose product is MLHLKELSLSSVSNGALAYPFSVPAVRNTRRLTFSAPVTFFVGENGSGKSTLLEGLAAAAHLPAVGSASVDDDASLSAARALGGAMRLSWAHRTHRGFFLRAEDFFGFTKSLAVMRTELNARLAEIEREYADRSDYAKGLAAGPVRGSLFELTEKYGVDFDAQSHGQSFLQLFRERFVPGGLYLLDEPEAPLSPNSQLAMIAMLHDMVQQDAQFVIATHSPIILAYPGAQIVSFDQSPPEIVPYEELEHVTVTRDFLNNPARYLRHLVEPHSAEATE
- a CDS encoding YbdD/YjiX family protein; translated protein: MTHTLRPALARTLAVVRRIIGAPDYALYLEHMRVRHPDCAPLSVRDFERERLHDRYSRPGSRCC
- a CDS encoding isocitrate/isopropylmalate family dehydrogenase; the protein is MPINVTLIPGDGIGPSITDATVRLLAAAGADLTWDRQLAGMAAVKEYNDPIPDSTIESIKRTKLALKGPLETPVGKGFRSINVALRKAFDLYANVRPAKSVIPGLRFSDVDIILVRENTEGLYIGIENYIKVGDDERAAAQSVAVVTRLGAERIHRYAFEFAVSHGRKKVSLVHKANILKLSQGLFLDVGREIAKEYAGRIEVEEKIVDACAMELVMRPERFDVIVTTNLFGDILSDLTSGLVGGLGLTPGANIGKNAAIFEAVHGTAPDIVGKGIANPTAVMLAACQMLDHIGDTALGTRVRNAVENTLRARKTVTGDIGGTATTEQYTDAVIANL
- a CDS encoding carbon starvation protein A → MRILKPLGWALVAIAGAVAFGFLALSRGEPVSAGWLLTAAVCTYLVAYRFYSRIIASKIFALDATRATPAERLSDGRDFVPTNKWIVFGHHFAAIAGPGPLVGPTLAAQFGFLPGLLWIIVGVAVGGAVQDFVILCSSIRRDGKSLGQMAKEEIGPVAGFTALVAVLGIMIVLISVLALVVVNALKSSPWGTVTIGLTIPIALLMGVYLRFLRPGRVLETTAIGLVLLVLSLYAGRWVAEQPSIAPLFTLSGTTLALSIMVYGFAASVLPVWLLLAPRDYLSAFVKIGVVIALAVGILVILPPLQMPPLTRFIDGTGPVFAGKIFPFVFITIACGAISGFHSLIASGTTPKLLLRETDARFIGYGAMLTESLVAVMALIAACILSPGVYFAINAPPGIIGTTVESASAVINNWGFIVTPAELTSLAQQVQETSLLSRTGGAPSLAVGMAHIFAKVLGGGGAMALWYHFAIMFEALFILTTLDAGTRVGRFMLQDLGKNVWEPFGRVSWYPAVLLASAMFVAMWGYFLYQGVLDPLGGINSLWPLFGIANQLLAAVALCVGTTVIIKMGKARYAFTTLIPLAWLVTVTMTAGWLKIFSPDPRLGFLAHARTVADKLAAGGLPAGVKTAADAARVMFNDRLDAAVAGFFMVSVIVILTDSLWGWVAVLRGTRSINNTEVPYTATAITAD